From a single Patescibacteria group bacterium genomic region:
- a CDS encoding uracil-DNA glycosylase family protein, protein MLDKKLQEIFDRYNKKNGGNWLAGNFIPPEEKEKYKIMFIGQKPSDYFLKPQSKHLRYLGNYNATFIDVGFQCFLKKHNLGKVYVTDMVKREGKAKVKPKKFKEEWYSNDNFRKCLKEEIECYNPQIVVLMGGNVETLFRKNLKELNVELSKIYYSSLRDISFYHPSYLGRSPHATVKWDEQFEGIVKRLK, encoded by the coding sequence ATGTTAGACAAAAAATTACAAGAGATTTTTGATAGATATAACAAAAAAAATGGCGGCAATTGGCTGGCGGGAAATTTTATTCCACCGGAAGAGAAGGAGAAATATAAGATAATGTTTATTGGGCAAAAGCCGTCAGATTATTTTTTAAAACCACAATCAAAACATTTGAGATATTTAGGGAATTACAACGCAACATTTATTGATGTTGGTTTTCAGTGTTTTTTGAAGAAACATAATTTGGGAAAAGTTTATGTAACCGATATGGTCAAAAGAGAAGGGAAAGCAAAGGTTAAACCTAAAAAATTTAAAGAAGAATGGTATTCTAACGACAATTTTAGAAAATGTTTAAAAGAAGAAATAGAATGTTATAATCCACAGATTGTTGTTTTAATGGGTGGTAATGTTGAAACGCTTTTCAGAAAAAATCTTAAGGAATTAAATGTTGAATTGTCTAAAATATATTATTCTTCGCTTCGTGATATTTCATTTTATCATCCTTCTTATTTGGGTAGAAGTCCCCACGCGACCGTAAAATGGGATGAGCAATTTGAGGGGATAGTAAAAAGATTGAAATAA
- a CDS encoding thermonuclease family protein, with translation MKKFLIKYKIVLSAMVGVLVVGGVVWFFYSERLIDDDLAQESGGCSDTPKLEDGAVRMVTKVIDGDTVLIEGGYSVRLLWFDADERGKPCYGAAQERLEELVLGKEAVLEMGGDDLDQWCRYLRYVFVDDVNIGLKMVQEGLVVARASYEGSKYQSEIALAEGVAIENKVGCKWSGQGAESINRDGNYNWSKLTSELTGLKVIDACSSAQYYGQEVIVEGWVADGYRSQTNTVFLNFEDAYPEQCFVGVIFSSDLDEFVQNPEKYYSSQMVRIRGEVEEYGGKPEIILKSAEQIERGNGL, from the coding sequence ATGAAAAAGTTTTTAATAAAATATAAAATAGTTTTGTCGGCAATGGTTGGGGTTTTGGTTGTGGGCGGGGTTGTTTGGTTTTTTTATTCTGAAAGATTGATTGATGATGATTTAGCGCAAGAGAGCGGTGGTTGTTCTGATACGCCGAAATTGGAGGATGGAGCGGTTCGGATGGTGACGAAAGTGATTGACGGGGACACGGTTTTGATTGAGGGTGGTTATTCAGTCCGTCTTTTGTGGTTTGACGCGGATGAAAGGGGCAAGCCGTGCTATGGGGCGGCTCAAGAGCGATTGGAGGAACTGGTTTTGGGCAAGGAGGCGGTTTTGGAGATGGGCGGGGATGATTTGGACCAGTGGTGCCGATATTTGCGATATGTTTTCGTGGATGATGTTAATATTGGGTTGAAAATGGTTCAGGAGGGGCTGGTTGTGGCTCGCGCTTCTTATGAGGGGAGCAAATATCAATCAGAAATTGCTTTGGCGGAAGGAGTCGCTATTGAAAATAAGGTTGGTTGCAAGTGGAGCGGACAAGGAGCGGAGTCGATTAACAGGGATGGAAATTATAACTGGTCAAAATTAACTTCTGAATTAACTGGTTTGAAAGTAATTGACGCTTGTTCGTCTGCTCAATATTATGGGCAAGAGGTGATTGTTGAGGGGTGGGTGGCTGATGGTTATCGCTCCCAAACCAATACGGTTTTTTTGAATTTTGAAGACGCTTATCCTGAACAATGTTTTGTCGGGGTGATTTTCAGTTCTGATTTGGATGAATTTGTTCAAAATCCGGAAAAATATTATTCAAGTCAGATGGTTAGGATAAGAGGCGAAGTTGAGGAATATGGAGGCAAGCCGGAGATTATTTTAAAGTCAGCCGAGCAAATTGAGAGAGGGAACGGGTTATAA
- a CDS encoding tryptophan-rich sensory protein — translation MKLNNVLKLIIAVGVCEIAGIIGSVFTVSAIPVWYAGLAKPAFNPPSWVFGPAWTTLYFLMGVAAFLVWKKGFERKDVKMALGVFGVQLFLNAIWSIIFFGLKNPGWAFIDIVLLWFAIIGTIIVFYKISWKAALLLLPYLLWVSFAGYLNYSIWQLQTPPIKLYYYNQELDRDESGNIACSREGLAPVEREIPITQTPIQDAIKLLLSGELTDEERAQGIDSEYPLEGLSLKGALLRDGVLTLEFDDAKNKTVGGSCRVGILWFQIEATAKQFPEVQQVRFLPEEIFQP, via the coding sequence ATGAAGTTAAATAATGTTTTAAAATTGATTATTGCTGTTGGAGTTTGCGAAATTGCCGGGATTATCGGCTCGGTATTTACCGTTTCGGCGATACCTGTTTGGTATGCTGGGCTCGCGAAACCGGCATTCAATCCTCCAAGTTGGGTTTTTGGTCCCGCGTGGACGACATTGTATTTTCTCATGGGCGTCGCCGCGTTTTTGGTATGGAAGAAAGGGTTTGAGCGAAAAGATGTAAAAATGGCGCTTGGCGTGTTTGGTGTTCAGCTTTTTTTGAACGCGATTTGGTCAATTATCTTTTTTGGATTAAAAAATCCCGGCTGGGCGTTTATTGACATCGTCCTTCTCTGGTTCGCGATTATTGGGACAATCATTGTTTTTTACAAAATCTCATGGAAGGCGGCGCTTCTTCTTTTGCCGTATCTTCTTTGGGTCAGTTTTGCCGGTTATCTTAATTATTCTATCTGGCAATTACAGACTCCGCCTATAAAATTATATTATTACAATCAAGAACTAGATAGAGATGAATCGGGCAATATCGCTTGTAGTAGGGAAGGGTTGGCGCCAGTTGAAAGAGAAATTCCCATAACCCAAACGCCGATTCAAGATGCGATTAAACTTTTGCTTTCGGGCGAATTAACCGACGAAGAGCGGGCTCAAGGAATTGACAGTGAATATCCGTTGGAGGGGCTTTCTTTAAAAGGAGCTTTGTTGAGGGACGGGGTTTTAACTCTTGAATTTGACGACGCTAAAAACAAAACAGTTGGCGGTTCCTGTCGCGTGGGCATTCTTTGGTTTCAGATTGAAGCGACAGCCAAGCAATTTCCAGAAGTCCAGCAAGTCCGTTTTCTGCCAGAGGAAATTTTCCAGCCGTAG
- a CDS encoding radical SAM protein, whose product MISNLRSPIYVQIEITSNCNNKCLHCYNFWRYDQTNERKELSISEWKKVAKILGENDIFYATITGGEPFVAKEKTYNLMNFLREQNIRIMINSNATLINQNEAEKLSTYPIEIFLVSLISSNPRQHNEIANSNLAFQKTVQGIKNLQKAKINLAINMVASKINYQNVYTTGKWVYENLGIKNFSATPICPSVQEHQVLELNEKETIDTLGQLLQLKKDFGLNVDILEVFPTCLFENLENEIVETFSKRMCTAGNTTITIGSEGNIRACSYDQKSYGNILNESFNNIWKRMEIWRNNSLLPPECNECIIADSCGGGCRVNAKVKQDGYCELSNFYKGALKEKQEKFFKETSEIQLNKKLSLSKNILFREEKENKFVLVANSMHFVIVNDKGLEVVKHLNTLSSFTPSEIISALNLDVEKDRKFFAELFQKGFLLEPATKPKGGGKDG is encoded by the coding sequence ATGATATCTAATCTTAGAAGCCCTATATATGTTCAAATAGAAATAACTTCTAATTGCAACAACAAATGCCTGCACTGCTACAACTTTTGGCGTTATGACCAAACAAATGAAAGGAAAGAATTGTCTATCTCTGAATGGAAAAAGGTGGCTAAAATTTTGGGAGAAAATGATATTTTCTACGCTACTATCACTGGAGGCGAACCATTTGTCGCAAAAGAAAAAACATATAATCTTATGAATTTCTTGCGCGAACAAAACATCCGTATAATGATAAATTCCAATGCTACCTTAATTAATCAAAACGAAGCGGAAAAACTATCAACATATCCAATAGAAATATTTCTCGTATCCCTAATTTCGTCTAACCCGCGGCAACACAATGAAATTGCTAATTCAAATCTCGCTTTTCAAAAAACTGTTCAAGGCATTAAAAATCTGCAAAAGGCAAAGATCAATTTAGCAATCAATATGGTTGCGAGTAAAATTAATTACCAAAATGTCTACACAACAGGCAAATGGGTTTATGAAAATTTAGGTATTAAAAATTTCAGCGCCACGCCAATTTGCCCATCAGTCCAGGAGCATCAAGTTCTTGAATTAAACGAAAAAGAAACAATAGACACGCTTGGTCAACTCCTCCAATTAAAGAAAGATTTCGGGCTTAATGTGGATATTTTGGAAGTTTTTCCAACCTGCCTTTTTGAAAATCTTGAAAATGAAATTGTAGAAACATTCTCAAAAAGAATGTGTACTGCCGGAAATACTACAATAACCATCGGATCCGAAGGCAATATCAGAGCGTGTTCATACGACCAAAAATCTTATGGCAATATATTAAACGAAAGCTTCAATAACATCTGGAAAAGAATGGAAATTTGGCGGAATAATTCTTTGCTGCCGCCCGAATGCAATGAGTGTATTATAGCAGATAGTTGCGGAGGAGGATGCCGAGTAAACGCCAAAGTAAAACAAGACGGATATTGCGAACTTAGCAATTTCTATAAAGGCGCGCTGAAGGAAAAACAGGAAAAATTCTTCAAAGAAACATCCGAGATTCAACTGAACAAAAAGTTATCACTATCTAAAAATATTCTCTTTAGAGAAGAAAAAGAAAACAAATTCGTATTGGTGGCAAATTCCATGCATTTTGTTATAGTAAATGATAAAGGGTTGGAAGTAGTAAAACATTTAAATACCTTAAGTTCTTTTACACCCTCTGAAATAATTAGCGCGCTGAATTTAGACGTAGAGAAAGACAGGAAGTTTTTCGCAGAACTTTTTCAAAAAGGATTCTTGTTAGAACCCGCAACCAAGCCGAAAGGAGGTGGCAAAGATGGTTAA
- a CDS encoding adenylyltransferase/cytidyltransferase family protein, giving the protein MKKKIIVAVSGYFNPLHIGHLDLLKTAKLLGDCLVVIVNNDKQVKLKGSIPFMNKKDRAEILKAIRWVDEVFISIDNDQTVCKSLQKIKPDIFANGGDRKNLNDIPEAEICKKLNIKLIDGCGRKIRSSSTLIKRAAKKYDS; this is encoded by the coding sequence ATGAAAAAAAAGATTATAGTAGCTGTAAGCGGATACTTTAATCCGCTTCATATTGGTCATTTAGATTTACTTAAAACAGCTAAATTGCTTGGTGATTGTTTGGTAGTAATAGTAAATAATGACAAGCAAGTAAAATTAAAGGGCAGTATTCCTTTTATGAATAAAAAAGACCGAGCCGAAATACTAAAAGCGATTAGATGGGTTGATGAGGTTTTTATTTCTATTGACAACGATCAAACAGTTTGTAAGTCTTTACAAAAGATAAAGCCAGATATTTTTGCCAATGGCGGAGACAGGAAAAATTTAAACGATATCCCCGAAGCAGAAATTTGCAAAAAATTAAATATAAAGTTAATAGATGGTTGCGGCAGAAAGATTAGGTCAAGTTCAACATTAATAAAGCGCGCGGCCAAAAAATATGATAGTTAG
- a CDS encoding antA/AntB antirepressor family protein — protein sequence MYQWLGVGRDFSNWIKDRIDKYDFTENLDFFIAFAKFGDGFDGLNKFDEFASQRNWMVYQKRARSIMATYDAELRSISHPKLIDYKKEFSQEDIQKLIG from the coding sequence TTGTATCAATGGCTCGGCGTTGGCAGGGATTTTTCAAATTGGATAAAAGACAGGATTGATAAATATGATTTTACAGAAAATCTCGATTTTTTTATAGCCTTCGCCAAATTTGGCGATGGATTTGATGGCTTAAATAAGTTTGATGAATTTGCCTCGCAGAGGAACTGGATGGTTTACCAAAAAAGAGCAAGGAGCATCATGGCAACCTACGACGCGGAATTGCGAAGCATTAGTCATCCCAAATTAATTGATTACAAAAAAGAGTTTAGCCAAGAAGACATTCAGAAACTTATTGGATAA
- a CDS encoding C39 family peptidase, producing the protein MENFLKRYKIVWIVVLAVVLMAFFFFFPKKSLEEKKEEAVVATTKEEILLENSYEIFDVPFIPQAPFAEWNNPIFQDGCEEATSLMAVSWARGKGLNEEEAKEEIIAMSDYQKKEFGEYRDTSSYDTMERIIKGYFGYNAAEVKREIVLQDIINEIEKGSVVIIPANGQLLGNPYFTPPGPERHMIVIWGYDANSGEFIVNDPGTIRGEKYRYQEEILFNAIRDYPTGYHEPIEEIEKVMIVIGRE; encoded by the coding sequence ATGGAGAATTTTTTAAAGAGATATAAGATAGTTTGGATTGTTGTTTTAGCCGTTGTTTTGATGGCATTTTTTTTCTTTTTTCCGAAAAAATCTTTGGAGGAGAAGAAAGAAGAAGCAGTAGTAGCAACAACAAAAGAAGAAATATTATTGGAAAACAGTTATGAGATATTTGACGTCCCTTTTATCCCTCAAGCGCCATTTGCTGAATGGAATAATCCAATATTTCAAGACGGTTGCGAAGAAGCGACCTCTCTGATGGCCGTTTCTTGGGCAAGAGGAAAGGGGCTGAACGAAGAAGAGGCAAAAGAAGAAATTATCGCTATGTCTGATTATCAAAAAAAAGAGTTTGGCGAATACAGAGATACATCCAGTTATGACACGATGGAAAGAATTATTAAAGGATATTTTGGATATAATGCCGCGGAAGTGAAAAGAGAGATTGTTCTTCAAGATATTATTAACGAAATAGAGAAAGGTAGTGTGGTAATTATACCGGCTAATGGTCAATTATTGGGAAATCCATATTTTACCCCGCCCGGACCAGAAAGGCATATGATCGTGATTTGGGGATATGACGCGAACAGTGGGGAATTTATTGTCAATGACCCAGGAACAATAAGAGGAGAAAAATATCGTTATCAGGAAGAAATTTTATTTAATGCCATCAGAGATTATCCAACCGGTTATCACGAGCCGATTGAGGAAATAGAAAAGGTGATGATTGTGATAGGGAGAGAATAA
- a CDS encoding type I restriction enzyme HsdR N-terminal domain-containing protein: MKKSEFLKIIKSIEPSRDIVAGRRGSEENVKIKIVLPLLQFLGYDIVRHLDFERLSADIVVIDEKFKPILIVETKAWEEQIKRHLNQCLEYTFKIKTPFIIITSGQHTALYSSLGNLDNLNEVEPIMEFNLNDLLGKNGKNILSKLYLLVSKDSLSSGAGELNKAVMALLSKNKNIKEARKEFLKKCEDFKTSIKTVKITDDDFTELANNYPEEVYNALMLAKDEFYKISQGNNNVRIRYRSKSIGLEYLHSTGPRPKLIGLVEINPSGGWIAFGMEGWAKLLSSTEIIKRLKDFPKTVKNEKQIRKLVKLIKDGLEDIVL, encoded by the coding sequence ATGAAAAAATCTGAATTTCTTAAAATCATAAAATCAATTGAGCCGAGTAGGGATATTGTTGCCGGGAGGAGGGGGTCGGAGGAGAATGTAAAGATTAAGATAGTATTGCCCTTGCTTCAATTTTTGGGATATGACATTGTTCGGCATTTAGATTTTGAGCGGCTTAGCGCTGATATAGTGGTCATTGATGAGAAATTCAAACCAATCTTGATCGTGGAAACTAAAGCGTGGGAAGAACAAATCAAAAGACATCTAAACCAATGCTTGGAGTATACTTTTAAGATTAAAACGCCCTTTATAATAATCACATCAGGACAGCATACGGCTTTGTATTCTTCTTTGGGGAATTTAGATAATCTGAATGAAGTTGAGCCGATAATGGAATTTAATTTGAATGATTTGTTGGGCAAAAACGGCAAAAATATTTTATCTAAATTATATTTATTAGTCAGCAAGGATAGTTTATCGAGCGGCGCTGGAGAATTGAATAAGGCCGTTATGGCGTTATTGTCTAAGAATAAGAATATAAAAGAAGCGCGAAAGGAGTTTTTAAAGAAATGCGAAGATTTTAAGACAAGTATTAAAACGGTTAAAATCACGGATGATGATTTTACGGAATTGGCAAATAATTATCCGGAGGAAGTTTATAACGCTTTGATGTTGGCTAAAGATGAATTTTATAAAATATCGCAGGGGAATAATAATGTCAGGATTAGGTATAGAAGCAAGTCAATCGGGTTGGAATATTTACATTCAACTGGTCCAAGACCAAAGTTAATAGGATTAGTAGAGATTAACCCGTCGGGTGGTTGGATCGCTTTCGGAATGGAAGGTTGGGCCAAATTGTTATCGTCAACAGAGATTATTAAGCGATTGAAAGATTTTCCTAAAACTGTAAAAAACGAGAAGCAAATTCGTAAACTTGTTAAATTAATCAAAGACGGGCTTGAGGATATTGTTTTGTGA
- a CDS encoding alpha/beta fold hydrolase: MTKQIVVIHGGSAFETDKDYLSFLKFLKVDLDRYRKIGWKDTLREELGNRFDVLLLKMPNPMNSKYAEWKMLFRKIARLLDDNVVLIGHSLGGVFLAKYLSENKFPKKIRASILIAPPYDEKDIEEPLGDFVILNNLKKFKGQGGKIFIYHSEDDPVVPYLDLGKYQKDLPDATVRIFKDRGHFNQPEFPELAREIKGICGK; this comes from the coding sequence ATGACAAAGCAAATTGTTGTGATTCATGGTGGTTCTGCTTTTGAAACAGATAAGGATTATCTGTCGTTTTTGAAATTTTTGAAAGTTGACTTAGATAGGTATAGAAAAATAGGATGGAAAGATACTTTGCGAGAGGAACTTGGAAATAGATTTGATGTTTTATTGCTGAAAATGCCAAATCCGATGAATTCTAAATATGCCGAATGGAAAATGTTGTTTAGGAAAATCGCTCGTTTATTAGATGATAATGTTGTTTTAATTGGTCATTCTTTAGGCGGGGTATTTTTGGCGAAATATCTTTCGGAAAACAAATTTCCAAAGAAAATTCGCGCTTCAATTTTGATTGCTCCACCGTATGATGAAAAAGATATTGAAGAGCCGTTGGGAGATTTCGTTATATTAAATAATTTAAAAAAGTTTAAGGGGCAAGGCGGCAAGATATTTATTTATCATAGCGAAGACGACCCGGTTGTTCCTTATCTTGACCTCGGGAAATATCAAAAAGATTTACCCGACGCGACTGTGAGAATATTTAAGGATAGAGGTCATTTTAATCAGCCGGAATTTCCTGAATTAGCGCGGGAGATAAAGGGGATTTGCGGGAAATGA